Proteins from a genomic interval of Cupriavidus pauculus:
- the fur gene encoding ferric iron uptake transcriptional regulator, with the protein MTMSTVNSDAVPLKRAGLKATSPRMHVLEAFRSSERRHLSAEDVYRILLDLDIDAGLSTVYRVLNQLVQANILLRHSFESDHAVFELNEGGHHDHLICVSCGVVEEFRDEGIEQRQKQVAAQNDFVLREHMLVLYGLCPACQSAGAESATAP; encoded by the coding sequence ATGACTATGTCCACCGTGAACTCCGATGCCGTTCCCCTGAAGCGCGCGGGCCTGAAGGCCACGTCGCCGCGCATGCACGTGCTGGAAGCGTTTCGCAGCAGCGAGCGTCGGCACCTCAGCGCGGAAGACGTCTACCGGATCCTGCTCGACCTCGATATTGACGCGGGCTTGTCCACTGTCTACCGCGTGCTGAACCAGCTCGTGCAGGCCAACATCCTGCTGCGCCACAGCTTCGAGTCGGACCACGCGGTATTCGAGCTGAACGAGGGCGGCCACCATGACCACCTGATCTGCGTGAGCTGCGGCGTGGTCGAGGAATTCCGCGACGAAGGCATCGAGCAGCGCCAGAAACAGGTGGCCGCCCAGAACGACTTTGTCCTGCGCGAGCACATGCTGGTGCTGTACGGCCTGTGCCCGGCCTGCCAGTCGGCGGGTGCCGAAAGCGCCACCGCCCCCTAG